Below is a genomic region from Pseudomonadota bacterium.
GGCAACGTCCAAAGCAACGCCCCCAGCAGCCAAATCCTTTGCAGCATGTGGTGTTTGTCTCCCTGAGCTGTGTGTCCCCGTGCCCCGTAACCCAACCAGCGGCAGCAGAATTATGACCCAACCGCTACCGGCGACCCCAACCGCCCGTACAGTTGTTCACATCTTGGGGGCCGACATTACCACGCCAGGGTCCAGGGAAAATAGCCAGAAAACCTTCGGCGTCAGGAGACTAAGATCTCTTTGAGCAGCTTTTTCGCCCGGGTCCAGTCGCGCTGGACGGTACTCCTGGAGCAGCCCAACGCCTCCGCCGTCTCGTCTTCGGTCAGCCCGGCAAAAAACCGGCACTCCACGAGCTGGACGAGGCTTTCGTTTTCGGCCCGCAGTACCTCAAGCGCGTCCTCCAGCTCGAGCAGCATGCCCGCCTGCTCCTGACCGCTGAGCTTGTCGTCGTCCCAGGTCGTGCGGTGTTCCGACCCCTGGCGCTTGAGAGCAAGCCGTTCCCGTGCTCGATCGACGCAGATCCGGCGCATCGCCCGGGCGATCAGCCGAAAGAAATGCTGCCGGTCGTTGAAGTCACCTTCCGCACTGTTCATCAGGCGCAGGTAAGCCTCGTGCACCAAGGCCGTGGCGCTCAAAGTTTGCTCCGAGCGCTCGCCCCGCAGCTGACGACCAGCCAGGCGCCTCAGGTCCGCGTAGACCATCCCGAGCAGCGCTTCCATCGCGTCGGCGTCTCCGCCGCGGCTGGCAAAAAGCAGCTGGGTGATCTCCGCTGTCGGCCGATCGGTCACGGACCGCACAATGCCCGCTGACGGCGGCTCTCCCGGAGCTCCGGGTGATCGGTCGGGTAGTGTGAACTCCCGATCGAGATCGAGAGGTCGTAGTACTCAAGCGCCGCGCTGCAGTCGCCGGACAGCCGCAGCGCGGTTGCGAGATTGTGCGCCACCAGCGCGACTCTCGGGTGCAATTCCCCGAGATCGTTCTGATAGGCGACCAAAGCGGTTCGGTACTGTTCACCAGCATCGGTGAACGACTCTCTGGCCATGAGCACGTTGCCCAGCGTGGTGCTGGCGGTGGCCAGCAGCTGCGGGTTATCGCTGCCGGTCCGGAGCAGCTCCACCGCGCTACGGGCATGCTTTTCGCCCTCGCCAAGCTTGCCGGAAAGGCGCAGCGTGTCCGCCAGGTTGCTCAGGGTCATCGCCCGTCGAACGGCGTTATCACCTTCCAGGTCCCCAAGCGCATTCAGCGAACGATCGAACGCCTCGACCGCCTCCTGCAGCTTGCCGCTGTCCGTCAGGATCAAGCCCTGCTGGCTGTAGGCCTGCGCCCGCTGGCGGGCGTGCGCTGCGGTTGCCGGCAGCAGCGACAGCGCGCGGGCCATATGATCGCGGGCCACGTCGATGTTGGCCGCCCGCCGCTCGGCTAGCGCCAGCCGCTGGAGGGTGAGGGCGAGCACCTCCGGTGGCACATCGTCTTCCTGCTCAAGCTGCGTCAGGGCGGCCTTGAGCTCCTCAAGCCCGGCACCCAGGTTGCCGTCGCGATAGCGCGCGTAACCCAGCAGGCTCAGGAACTCAGCATAGCGAGAGGGAGGCTCAGGCAGGACGGCCAGCTCGTTGACCAGCGGCTCGACCAGCCGAATCACCTGTTTGAATTCGCCCGCGTCCAGCAGCGCCCGTCCACTCTGAATCACCATGTCACGCTGTAGCGCAGGCGAGCTACGGGTGGCGCTGGCCAGCTTTTCAAAGTTGCCGCTGGAGATAACGTCGTTCAGCGGGTCGGAGCCGCCTTGTTCGAGGGGGTCCATATTTTCGAGGATTTCGGTGACCACCTCACCCAGAGCGGCCGCATCCTGGCCTCTCTGCTTGACCTCTGCCTGCTGTTCCTCGATCTGGCGCCAGACCAGGCCGCCGGCCACCAGCGCCACAACGATGATCGCAGCCGCCGCGCTGAGCTCCATGCGTCGCCGTTCCGCGACCTTTTTCAGGCGGTAACCCGTTTCGGTCGCTCGACTCGGCAGCATCTCACCCTCGGCCAGGGCCTCCAGGTCCAAACCCAGCTCGTCGGCCGAGGCGTAGCGTTGCTTAGGCTCAACGTTTAGACACCGGGTGAGGATATGCATCAGGTCAGCCCGGACCCGGCTCGGCAGACCGTCCACCAAATCGGCCGCCAGCCTCGGACTCGCCATCTGGCGCCGAACCTCATCCAGCCTCGCCTCGCTACGCGCGACCAGCGGATGGCGGCCCGTCAGCACACGAGCGGTGAGTATGCCCAGCTGGAAAACGTCGGTTGCCGGAGTGACAGTCGTTTGAGCAAACTGCTCGGGCGCTGCGTAGAGGGGCGTTAGAAGATGTTCACCCTCGTCCTCGGCGTCAGCGATGCCTGAGATGCCGAAGTCCAGCAGCTTCGGCTCCGCGGCCTCGTTGATCA
It encodes:
- a CDS encoding ECF-type sigma factor, which codes for MTDRPTAEITQLLFASRGGDADAMEALLGMVYADLRRLAGRQLRGERSEQTLSATALVHEAYLRLMNSAEGDFNDRQHFFRLIARAMRRICVDRARERLALKRQGSEHRTTWDDDKLSGQEQAGMLLELEDALEVLRAENESLVQLVECRFFAGLTEDETAEALGCSRSTVQRDWTRAKKLLKEILVS
- a CDS encoding serine/threonine-protein kinase is translated as MNDASDKWDQLLVTGGGLLGDVEDADEDWSGQTLGAFELLERIGVGGMSSVYRARRTDQFEQQVAVKVMSAALVGDAHRQRFLRERQILADLDHPGIARIIDGGVFGERPYLVMELVAGQAIDHYCDTHQPALALRIKLLAKVSSAVEHAHQLGVVHQDLKPGNVLINEAAEPKLLDFGISGIADAEDEGEHLLTPLYAAPEQFAQTTVTPATDVFQLGILTARVLTGRHPLVARSEARLDEVRRQMASPRLAADLVDGLPSRVRADLMHILTRCLNVEPKQRYASADELGLDLEALAEGEMLPSRATETGYRLKKVAERRRMELSAAAAIIVVALVAGGLVWRQIEEQQAEVKQRGQDAAALGEVVTEILENMDPLEQGGSDPLNDVISSGNFEKLASATRSSPALQRDMVIQSGRALLDAGEFKQVIRLVEPLVNELAVLPEPPSRYAEFLSLLGYARYRDGNLGAGLEELKAALTQLEQEDDVPPEVLALTLQRLALAERRAANIDVARDHMARALSLLPATAAHARQRAQAYSQQGLILTDSGKLQEAVEAFDRSLNALGDLEGDNAVRRAMTLSNLADTLRLSGKLGEGEKHARSAVELLRTGSDNPQLLATASTTLGNVLMARESFTDAGEQYRTALVAYQNDLGELHPRVALVAHNLATALRLSGDCSAALEYYDLSISIGSSHYPTDHPELRESRRQRALCGP